Within Trichoderma atroviride chromosome 2, complete sequence, the genomic segment TACTTGATTGATTAATAGTTTCTCAGCTTAATAGAGCACCAGCAGAACACAATGGCGGACTCCCGGGATCTTGAACCCCCGCCACAGACCCACGTCGAGGACCCGGGGGCCCATCAGCTTGGTAAGTCTTCAACTCTCAGCAAGTGTATTTTGATGAAGTTGGGCTGACATGTTTGGATAGCTGAGGCTTCAGATTCGGAGGATCAGTTCACGGACGCACAGTCCGCACCCACGAGCCCCGGCGTTAGCTCACCGGTCCCCAAGACACGAGTGGAACTGGTCGACAACGAACCGTCATATGGAGAAGTGCCCGGCACCGAGGCGtacgagaagagagagcaagatgcTGAGCCAGATGAGATTGCCGTCGTGTCCGAAATTGCTTCCGAGCCAACGCCCCCCACTCCTCTCGAGCCGACCGATATTCCTGTAACGATGGTCGAAGAGTCCGTTGGTGACTATCCCGGCCAAGACACGCcgcaggagctggagaagcataAAGCAGACGCTACCCCTGATATTATATTGAACCCTAATGGCGAGTTAAGGAGTGGCAACGAAGATGCTATTTCTGGTACGCATACACTTTAAGCTTGAAAATTCCTTCAGATAATTTATTGACTCTATCAAAGACGTCCCTCTTTCGCCTGCTCTTTCTGCAGCCCATTCGAGAAGAGAGTCTATATCATCTCAGCCAACGGTCTTGGCCAAGCCAACAGAAGTAACTAATACTGGTAGTGGAGgtggcgatgacgatgacggtgTGATGGCCGAGGAaggcgagaaaagagacgagaaGGTAGACGAGAAGGTAGACGAGAAGGTAGACGAGAAAGAAATCGAGAAAGAAGctgaggaagaagttgaaaaagaagaagagatagaGGACCAGAAAGAGGACGAGAAGGCAGACGATTTCGGAGACGATTTCGGAGATGAGAAGGAAGgcggcgaggatgacgattTTGGAGATGACTTTGACGACTTTGAAGAGGGCGGCCACGATGATGACtttgatgactttgaggCTGGTTTCCAACACGCTGAACCTACTACGACTACCACATCGGCACCTCTCCCAGTTCAACCACAACACTCATTACCATTTGTATGTGCACCGCAAAGATATACACACGTATTAACTCAGTGCTAACCCCCCTTATAGTCGATACCCGACTTTGATGGGCTGAGCCCTGATGAAGTCACTTCCGCAATTGAACCTTGTTTACATGACCTCTTCCCTCCCGAGGAACTCGACTTCCGGGCCTTCCCACCGATATCAAAAGACTCATCATCCATTTTCCTCACGCCACGCTCCGCCTCTCTATGGTCTCAGCTCGTTGCTCCCCCGCCCCTGGCACCGCCCGACTGGATCCGTTCGCGAACCCGCCGTCTgtttctcgtctctctcgGAGTCCCCGTGGACTTGGACGAAATTCTTCCGGCAtccaagcaaaagaagcttgTGTTGCCGTCGCTTAATATTCCTGCCGCCTCGCCTAGAGGGTCAAGTGACTTGCGCTCGGCGACCAGACTAAACCAAGGCGATGGAAAtgcctcatcaacatcagTAGACTCGCACGGCAAACCATTGGCGTCTAAGAGGAGGAAAGGACCGCCTCCCCCCGCCAGAGTTGGACCTGGTAGTGGCAAAACATGTCTGCCAGACGACAGACGAGGCATTGAATGGCATGACTGATGAGGAACTAAAGGGCCATGTGGCCAAGTTGGAGGCCATGCAGGGAGCGGccaaggagatgctggattACTGGACAAAACGGACGGATGAAAAGATTGGGGATCGGGAGGCATTTGAGGGGGTTATAGAAAACTTGGTGGCACACGCACGTAAAGTACGAAAGTAGAGACTTGCATGATGATTTATATATTATGGATTGTCCAATTCTTCAACACAAAAATTGACCTAGCAGCTATTTgtgcttttctctctctctctcttcaccaTTATCATCCTgggtaaagaaaaaaaaaagaacttcTATAGCTTTATAGCACCAATGAAGGGCACCTTTCCTGACGCCGCTACCTAGCCTCTGGGAAGGCGTTTCAATCCTGCGCTGTATGGCTCGTTTGGAACCGACTAATCGCTGtctccccttttctctccttctccttcccCGTTTCTTCACACCGCTGCAAGAAAAATCGCTGGTTAGGTCGATAATTCTGCTGATATACTACAACCCGAAGCataagtttcttttttcgctCCCCACCCAAAACCCATAATAACACATCGCTTCATAGATAAGTTTACTCTTTCCTAGCTCTATGCTTATGCAGAGCTGGGCTCCAGAGTAACACCACTGTAGAAATTCCGTTAGCTTTAAATTCTCACAGAACAATGGAAAATTATAAATGTTTGAAAGAATGAGAAGGGAAAACTTACGCAGCAATTGTAGCCCATCCAATAAGACGCCAGTGCTTGTCGATACGTCGGCTGAGGGCAACCTTCTCGCCAATATCCGTGCAGACGGGGCTGGTTAGGATCAGCTTGGCAGCATCGTTCTTGATGGCAGCAACCTTGGCACCGGTGGATGTGGAACCAATGTTGACCATGATGACTTcgttcttggccagcttggcgaCCTTGGCCTGCTTGCCATCGGCAGTCTTGACACCAAGCAGACGTCGGAGGAGGTAGAAGTTGATTTCGATTTCGCTGTAGATATCGGGGAGCTTGCCCTTGAGGCCCAGGACGAAACCGACCAGACGATCAGCACGGCAAAGGGTGGGATCGATCTGGGTACCGACACCAATCAGACCACCGGGAACAGCGTACTTGAGGTCGTTGCCTTCTGagttgagagagatgacTCTGCTGAAGAGAGGAGTGCACTTGAGAGCACCGCTGTTGTCGCGGGAAACAATACCGGGGCGAATCTCGATCTCATCACCAAGCTTGAGAACGCCGTGCAGGATACTACCACCGGCAACACCACCCTTCAGGTCGTCAATCTCAGCACCGGGCTTGTTGACGTCGAAGGAACGAATGATGATCATGTGTGGTGAAAGGGAGAGATCTCTGACGGGAACAGGGATGGTGTTGACAATGGCATCGAGGACGGCATCGACGTTGACCTTGAGCTGAGCAGAGATGGGGATGACGGGAGATTTCTCAGCAACAGTTCCACGGATGAACTTGAGGATCGAGTCAAAGTGCTGTTGAGtgatttcttctctcatcagGTCGACCTTGTTCTgcaggatgatgatgttctCGAGCTTCATGATCTCGATGGCGGCCAAATGCTCTGATGTCTGAGGCTGAGGGCAGGATTCGTTGCCTGCGATCAGCAGAAGGGCGGCGTCCATGACAGCTGCACCTGACAACATGGTGCTCATGAGAATATCGTGACCAGGGCAGTCAACAAATCTAGAAGATGTAAGTATCAATAATACGGCTCTCATCTGGCAATTCCTACGGCTATGGGGTTGGGGAAGAAAGGAGAGGGCGGCAGACGTACGAAACATGTCGCAGCAGACGGTATGTGCCACCGCAGCCATCTCTCTCGCAAGGAGGGTCAACCTCCTTCTCACTGCCGTAGCTTCGGTAGCAGCCAGGACGAGGGCATGCAGCGTTATCGCACTGGTAGatcttggcgttggcgtAACCCAGCTTGATGGTGATGTTACGGATCAGCTCGTTCTTGAATCGAACTGTCTGGACACCGgaaatggccttgacgaCGGTGGACTTTCCGTGAGCGACATGACCAATGGTACCAATGTTGATGGTGGCTTGTCGGGCAATAATCTCGGGGGTGAGAGGCGTCAGGATGGAAACATCGAGATCCTTGGGATCGGTCTGTGGGGGCAACGGGGGCTTTGCGACCGTCTTGTCGGGGATGACGGGGTTGGACTTCTTGAGGGCGGGCTTGAGGGCCTTTTCTTCGACGGCGTTGTCCTGGGCGTCGATGGACTCTCCAGAGTCAGAGTCGGACTGGATATCGTCGTATTTCGGATCGTCAGACATGGTGGCTAGGCGGGGCAGTCTCTGACAATTCGTAGGAACTCGGGGGGGGTGAATTCTTCAGAGTGTATAGGGATTGTTTTCTTTCGGGCAGTCGGGGAGCGGTAGGGCTCTAAATGGATGCCTGGTGGAAAGAAAACACGGGATGATTATCGAAGATGTGGAGAGAAAGGCAAAAGCCTACCAGGTTTTTGTCACTATAAAATTGCGGAGGTTTGCACAAGCACCCATTTCGCTGTCGAGTGGTCAAAATTCATCGTGTGCAGCTGGATGACTCTTACTCTAAACCCAACTTGGCCTGATAAGCTGATAAGGATTATTGCCCCTCCACAGATGTAGATTTCGTAAGCCCCTCTTTGAGTGCTAGGACTGCTACAGGCAAGTCAATAAGAAAAGCACTGGACATTATTGCTTTCAGAAAATGAAGGAATATGTCAATGAAGCGGGAACAATTGATTTAAAGTTCAAAATTGGAAAAAGTAGTAGGAAATCATGTCGATGAATTTTtatggccatggctggaTATGCCCTACTAGGATTATGGTGATGGCTGGGAGCTTTTCTCTTAGCGATCAATGTGAGCTCTACATACACACTTGTACACGATGAGGAAATGCATGCGTAAAATAGCCAATCTGAAAATATAATCTTGTAGTTGTATGACTTggaagaataaaagaaacaacaaagaaaaagccgTAAATAATTGAAGAAAACAGTGGAGTCGACACAGAGTGGCATCCGGGCACAGGTAAGTAGAACTAGTTTCAGTGTAGCTGGAAACGCCGGATAGCAACCCTTTAGATATAACAAGTGCGCTGACGAAGATTATATTTACTGCAATGTGCCCTAAAGAAGTAGAATCAATCACTGACTTTCTTATCGCGACCCAAAAGGCCTTTATCAAACGCAGCTGCTTGCTAGAGATTGATCTTTCGAGACTCGGCCTTGGTGATATGTACATGACAACACGCCGCTGGATAAAGCTTCGAAACCTTCAAGTTTCTTTCAATTGCGAGACAAGCACTATTGGTACTTTGTAGCTCGATTTTCATCTGAGCAGCATCATATGATTTGCATCGCTTCTGATGAGCGCATAAGCTCTCGGATTGCTTTATGAATCGAGTATGACTATATCGCACTCTGACCCTAGTTGGGCAAGCAATAACGCTACCCACTGTCACAACACTCATAAACTCCAAGAGGACTTGTTGACACTTTGCTTACACCTCCAAAggtcatcatcaacaagatgTCGGAGACTAAAACAAGACAACCTCGTCTACCAGCTGGCCGGGACAAATCAATGCCGACCTGCAGAACCATTGCCTTCCAATCACGGTTACAAGCCATGCGGTTGCATTCTGGAAAGGCATCAATGCTGTTGCTAGCATACCATAACGGATGAGTCCGTTCTTGTCCATCCTCTATTCGCCCGATGGACCCCACGGTTGCGGTGCAGTGCCCAGCACATGAcgtgcttgctgctgctagtaaACTGCAGTGTGTGATATTCCCGGTGGGTGGAGTGGCAGAAGGCGACGACTTGGCCCCCAACACAGAGACGCGGACGGCTAAAGGATTTTTAAGGTAGAACATGTTCCTGGCACTACTGTCTAGGGCGTCTGTCTACATTGTGGTAACGGCCGCAGGGACGAAGTGCATGGGAAGTGCATTTGGATGATGACAAGGATGGCACACCAATGCAGAGATGTTCCACGGGCAGAGTTGATAGCCTTGTGCTTGGCAGGAAGCCTTTGCGGATGCGTTTCGCAGCATAGatgcctacatgtaggtatagCAAGCGTGGACATGCTATGTGAAAAGAAACATGAGCATGAACACGAACATGAACATGAATTAGCCGGTTCGTGTATTTTTGCGATCCACTTTTGATATATTTCGAGCAACCCCATCACCAACAGATGCAACCTCTCTATACAACCCAATACCTGGTCTACCTTGGGCACAAAGTAGATGTTCGTATACCAAGCAGCTTACGCATAGACACCGAGAGATTCCAAAGATTAATAACCTGAGCTAGCATACGCACTCAATGACAAAACACGGCAGAGCGGACAGACACGTTATACCGCCCCGGATAGCATAACCGCAAACCCGGAAATGCGCACGAAAACGGTGTTAGCGGAGAAGaaaccagaaaaaaaaaaaaggtcagcGTCTGCTGACGGGCTTGCTGGGGTTCCTTAACGCCACGGCATGTGTTAGTGCTGAACGATTTCGGTTCAGAACAAGCCGTGGAAGTTTGCGGGGGTTGATCGGGGAAACGAGAAAGAAACGAGAAGATACAAGTAGGAACAATGAAGGCATCGACTGATGATGATCTTGgcagggagaaaaaaaagactcagTGCCGGGAGGGTGTGGTTGTGATGGCTTCGGCGCGCGGCTGCTGAAGTGCATGGGAGGTTGTGTGTGTTTTAAAATAGCAACAGTTGAAAAGCCTCTGGGTTCTCGTACTCGTACTACACACAGCAGACGGCAGACGGCAACAAACTCAACTCAGCAACCACCATTCCtggcgagagagaaagggaCAAGAGGGCGGGACCTTTTCGCATGGCAAGCAAGCAGGGACGAATCCCAAAGAGCTCATTGCCGCCGACCAGCTGCGGTGGCTTGCCACCCATCACAGCTTCTCGCtcgctgattggctgcagAGCAATAAATGCAGCCACAAGACAGCCCCCGGTCCAAGCAGGGCCCTAAAAAGGCCCGCCGGGAGTGCCTTGCGCGGGCCCAATCAGAGCGCGCGGTTTGCCGTCGCCATTCGAGATATCGAACAGGCCCGGCGGCAAGGCAAGTTGAAGGGCGGAGGAAGTGGACGGAGAGACTCCATCTGGGCGTGTAAATTCttttttggtctttggcATTTGGGCGGCAGTGATGCCAGTACTGGCAGTCAAGAGACCGGAAGCTAGGAAGGGCGATGCGAGCGAGCGataagatgatgatggcagctgCAAATGAAGCGAACAAAGCGATCTAGCAAGGGATGCCGGCTCTCTAGTCCAAGTCGTCGCTATTGTGCTGCCTCTTTTGACGTCCAACCACCAGCCACTTCCGGGGCCCGCGCCCGCTCTCTCGCAAGGGCAGAGGCGACTAGAGAGCCGATGGACGATGCGCGCTGTTGGGTGAACGAGCGCCCTCCGGTTTAAGGTCCTGAGTGAGATAATAGTGCACCCGGCTGTCAGAGCCTTGCTTGCGTGGGTAGATTTGCCGTGCTGTTTGTTCGTTTGTTGGCTTCCCCTCCCCTCATTCAACTCTCAACTCAACTCAACTCAACTCAACTCCATGCCTGCTTCTATCCTCTGTACCAGAATCACAGACAACGGCTTTCAGTGCACTTGCTCGCCAATCTGCTGCGCGACAAGGGCTCGCACTGCAGACCCGCATTGAAGCGCCAATCTGCAGCCCCCGTCCAGATTGAGCCAATCTGCACCTCAGCTTGCCCAGCATCGTTTTTTTGCTCGTCGCCCGGCGGCTAGCCGCATACACCCTCTGGGCGCATCACACCCTCCTCCAATCGCCTATCAGATGGCCCTTTTTCTCGTCCCATCTCCAATGCCCATTTACATCTCGCCTTGATCCCTCCCATATATGCACGCAGTATATACTAttacgagagagagagagagagagacagccGCCCGTCAATAGGATTCGTCGTCTGCTAAATCGAcgcccctcctctcctccaatCCCAGCGGGAGACAGATTCGCTTCAACAAGTCTCCATCTCGCTATTgaattttccttcttttggcTCCGGCGCCTCGAGCTGGTCGAATGAGCGTCttgcatctcttctcttgcctTGCCGCCAGTCCTGCTCAAAACTCTTGCGCTCCCACTCCCACGTAGCGATTCTGGagtttcttctccttctcttgcttctcgaTAGCTGGTCTCGTCACACTATTCAACAGTGATTACTGTAtctcgtctttctttttctcgttttgTCGATACtgtctgctttgcttttacCTACTATATCGCTGTGTGGATTCTTCTCGTTACGAGGCTTACTGCTATCGACTGGCTCGAGAAAGTTCGACTTACACGACCAAGCCCGCACTTAattcctccctccctccttGCCCTCTCAACCCaaacaaataaaataaaataaagaaacatCCAGAGCTGTAGCTCTTCACAGCGTCCAACATGGACAGCAAAGGTCCGTCCTCACTGACGCAGGAGACGATGCCGCCACAAGAcgtggcagtggcagcacaAGACGCAGCAGTCATTAACACGCCAGAGCCTACaggcttcaacttcaacgaGAAGAAGCGGCCCGCCGCTCTCAACCTCACACACCAACGCACAGGAacctcttccagctcatcatcaGAGAGCTCACTCAAGGTTCCGCGGACACCTCGCTTCGCCGAAGCCACCTCCGTCCACTCTCcagtcgacgacgacaagaTCTCGCCCTTTGCCGACCCCGTCAACCCTCAAGCTTCAGAGTCTCAGCCCAGCGATGTCGGCTTTGGCTACATCGGCAGCAACTCCAACCGGGATTCGATGCCCATGCCGCCAAAGTCCCCTCTCAAGAGCGCCATGAGGGTGCCCGGCACGCCAGCCAGGACGATTCACATCCTCAGCCCTACATTCCGCGAGGAGGCCGTCCTGGAGAAGCGTGAACTCGAGACGGAAAAGGAGCAGGCCAAGGATCTGGTAAGCCTTCTCTCGTTTCTACCATCTGGAAAGCCTGTATCTGTTTGACTAACCACTCTGTTCACAGAAACACAAGGTCCGCGTTCGTATGGCCAAGTTCGCCCTTCGAAGCGTCCACTTCAGCTGCTCTCTCATTATCCTTGCCATGCTCTCCTCGTcattcgccatcttcaacgccacCAAGCACCTCCCTTCGCAGAGCGCAATGCCTTCCTGGGCCAACGGAACCGATCCCTGGGCACAGAAGCTCgtcctggccatggcctgtctctctctcgcaatctccgtcgccgtcttcatcgcctaCTGCCGCGGAGGACATCGCCGCGCTGAAAAGGTCGGCACATACTACACCATGTTTGCTATCGGATGGGTAAGTTGTCACAGTTCGTTGTTTGCTCCATCTATAACCATAGCTAATACGAATGCGTGCAATCTAGTTCATCGTCAGCTTGATTCTCTGggtcctcgccgccgccgtcttctccaACTCCAAGAACAACGGCAACAACAAGGACATGTGGGGATGGTCCTGCGTCCAAAACACCCGCTCCGTCGTCTTCTCCGAAAAGGTCAAGTACAGCTTGGTCTGCCGCCTCCAGAACTGGTCcctcatctgcatcatcatcgaggTCGTCGTCGAGGTCATCAGCATCCTGCTCTACAGCATCGTCTTCTACCGATACTACTCCAAGCGCCGCCTGCACAAGTCCATGGACGTCCGAGACCGAGCTCGCTCCGACCTCTATCTCGCCCAGCTTCGCTCGCAGTCCGCCCCCAACACGCCTGGCTTCCCTCGCTCTCCCAGCTTTGCAGGCGCCCCCATGACCCCGGCCATGTTCCCGCCCAAGTCGCCAGCCCTGAGCCAGTACGCCTTGTCGCCTCGCCACGCCCCGGCcggctttggcagcctctccagcatcaaCGAGAAGAGCACCTTTACCCCTGGTGTCCAGGTCATCGCCGAGCCTCCGTCGGTCTTTGCACCAACCCCAGCTGCGTTCAAGCTGCAGGCTCCCCCCTACCAAGGCTCCTTCAGCTACGCCCAAGACGACTCAGAGCCCTCTGACACAGGCAGcaccgccattgccatttgGCCTGTCTTCTGAGGCACCCCCTCCGTCAGAAAACGTTCAAGAGCACGGCCCTGTTGCTGCACACGAGCCAACATATGACGCCGTGCCCATCCCTGGCGCATACACCGCAGGTCCTGCATCATACGGACAGGCGATGTAAGGGTGATGCTTCAAAAACTAacaaaaagaccaaaaacAAAATCTCCAAAATCGTGATGACTATAtcaggtttttttttctacttcttctactttcttttgttcttcccttttttttgatGATGCAGGCCAAAAAGAATAGGCTCGAAGCAAGATGAgtttttccttcttgtcAAGAATGAGTTGAAGATatggattttttttatcttattttggggggggtttttCAAGGAATCAGAGTGTACTTAATCTTACCACACACATATACCACTTGGGGCGTTATTTTTGTTGTACtatttattctcttttgGAAAGAGGCAGGCTGGCAGGCAAATTGAGCGGAATCTTTTGATAGTTTGTCGGAACTGGGTTCGACGATGTGTAGCCATCTATACTGGACatgtatataaaatatatatatacatacatacctTATTGTACATCTTGATGCAATTTTCATCTTTCGTTTCCTATCTTGTATTGCCTTATAGATTAGTCAACATATGGAGTGATTACTTTTCTCGCCTGTCTGATGTGTAGTCGTAATCTTCTTAGGCTACACTTGGCAGCCCCTTCTTAGAGACCTACTAGATATTCATACATCGAgtgttggaagaagagcggcgTCATATAAATACTTTGCACCCGTTCGCTTCAATGCAGTTCCATGTAAAAGAAAATCGACCTTCACATGTCTCAATTCACTACGCTTATACGGCACACACCATGTGAAGTTCAAGTTAAATTTGTGAAAAACCATACATCGTCATGATAGCAACTCCTAGATACAGGCACAAAGAGGCGACGAGAACAAGATatgaaatataaaaagaatcATTGCATTACTTTTGGTTGCCCGCCGCACCTTCATGTCATTAAGGTGCAAAGGACTTCCTGAGCCTTCGTCACGCAGCCAATACTgcctctcctttttttcccttgcaaGTCGCCTCCCCCTTTTGAGACCCGGCTTTTTCAAATGCCGTCTCGGATGGCTCCCTCTAGAAATGTGAATCTATCAGCAGCTAGGTTCAAAGAAAAACACCTTTTGGAACGATTTCCCTCCCACGAATGCCTTAACTACCATAAACAGGGCTACTCAATACCAACAAGGGTAGCCCGAAGCGGGTGAAAAAACTTGGATATGATGGGAAAATATTGCTTAGATCAGGTCGGCAACGTTCATGGGCATTTCCTCGATCTGGGTGCTGTAGAATTGTTCAATCTCACGCATCATGCGGACGTCGTCGGCAGTGACGAAGTTGATGGCAACACCCTTTCGGCCGAAACGACCACCACGACCGATACGGTGGATGTAGTTCTCCCGGTTGGCGGGGAGATCGTAGTTGATGACCAGGGAAACCTGCTGGACATCGATACCACGGGCCAAAAGGTCAGTGGCGATCAGGACACGAGAAGAACCGGATCGGAACTCCTTCATAATCAGGTCACGCTGAGCCTGGTCCATGTCACCGTGCATGGCAGAGACGGTGAAGTCACGGGCGGTCAGCTTGTCAGTCAGCCAGTCGACCTTTCTGCGGGTGTtgcagaagatgacggcCTGGGTGATGGTGACGGTCTCGTAGAGATCGGACAGGGTGTCGAGCTTCCACTCCTCCTTCTCAACAGCAATGTAGAACTGCTTGATACCTTCCAGGGTAAGTTCGTCCTTCTTGACAAGGATACGAACGGGGTCACGCATGAATCGGGTGGTGACCTCGAGGACGTCCTGGGGCATGGTGGCGGAGAGCAGGACAACCTGGGTGGACTGGGGaaggagctggaagatgtcgTAGATTTGGTCGGTGAAACCACGCTATTGGAGAGAGCACATGTTAGTGAGGCTGAGCTATGGCATGAAATGGCGGAATTCTGGCTTGTGGGATTTCCTTACAGAAAGcatctcgtcggcctcgtcgaggACGAACATCTTCATGGCGTCGGTCTTGAGGAAGCGACGCTGGATCATGTCGTGGACACGGCCGGGGGTACCGACAACGACCTGGGGGCCGTCCTGGAGGGCCTTCATGTCATCACGGACGCTGGTACCACCAATGCAGGCGTGGCACTCGACGTTCATGAAGTCGCCGATAGCGACAACGACCTTCTGGATCTGCTGGGCCAGCTCACGGGTAGGGGCGAGAATCAGGGCCTGGCACTGCTTGACAGCAGGGTCGATCTTCTGGAGaacggagatggagaaagtAGCGGTCTTGCCAGTACCGGACTGGGCCTGAGCAATGACGTCGTGGCCCTTGATAACAGGCATAATAGCACGCTGCTGGATAGCAGAGGGGCGCTCGAAACCGTAGGCGTAAACTGGTCGTTGTTAGACATGGtcttcccccctttttttctctttgtggTTGAATCGCTTTGTTGAAGGCGTGGAAGAGGGACAGCACTCACCACCACGGAGGAGCTCAGACTTGAGGTTCATGTCGTCGAAGGAGTCGACAGTCTCATCGTAGTTGGACTCGATCTGTCCTGTAACGCAACCGCAGTCAGCAAACTGAAGAATCAGAGCGGGGCAGTAAGAAAAGGAGGCCCAGATTTGGGCTATCGTGGGGTCAAAACGCCGCGGCCGCCTTGCGCGCACAAGCAAAATCCTCATGAAGTTGCCAATACAGCGCTCAGCAGCCAGATACGGCGCAGATCTTGCGGTAAGACTCACCCTCGGGGACGTCCTCGAGTCCCTTGTCAGCCATGATTGcggttggagaagaagaaaagaatctAGATCAAGCGCAGCTCGACCTagaaattatttaaaaaagttgGGCGGGGTGgagcaaaaaaaggcagtCTTCTGTCGAGAGAAGGCTGCGAGTGTGTGGTAAACTGAAAAGTAATCGTCTAGATTCAAAGTTCTCGATAGATACGAGAACAAAAGGAACCTAGGAAAAAAACCGTGATGATATATTTGTATGCCTTGAGAAGgttga encodes:
- a CDS encoding uncharacterized protein (EggNog:ENOG41), producing the protein MADSRDLEPPPQTHVEDPGAHQLAEASDSEDQFTDAQSAPTSPGVSSPVPKTRVELVDNEPSYGEVPGTEAYEKREQDAEPDEIAVVSEIASEPTPPTPLEPTDIPVTMVEESVGDYPGQDTPQELEKHKADATPDIILNPNGELRSGNEDAISDVPLSPALSAAHSRRESISSQPTVLAKPTEVTNTGSGGGDDDDGVMAEEGEKRDEKVDEKVDEKVDEKEIEKEAEEEVEKEEEIEDQKEDEKADDFGDDFGDEKEGGEDDDFGDDFDDFEEGGHDDDFDDFEAGFQHAEPTTTTTSAPLPVQPQHSLPFSIPDFDGLSPDEVTSAIEPCLHDLFPPEELDFRAFPPISKDSSSIFLTPRSASLWSQLVAPPPLAPPDWIRSRTRRLFLVSLGVPVDLDEILPASKQKKLVLPSLNIPAASPRGSSDLRSATRLNQGDGNASSTSVDSHGKPLASKRRKGPPPPARVGPGSGKTCLPDDRRGIEWHD
- a CDS encoding uncharacterized protein (BUSCO:EOG092D1UVP), which codes for MSDDPKYDDIQSDSDSGESIDAQDNAVEEKALKPALKKSNPVIPDKTVAKPPLPPQTDPKDLDVSILTPLTPEIIARQATINIGTIGHVAHGKSTVVKAISGVQTVRFKNELIRNITIKLGYANAKIYQCDNAACPRPGCYRSYGSEKEVDPPCERDGCGGTYRLLRHVSFVDCPGHDILMSTMLSGAAVMDAALLLIAGNESCPQPQTSEHLAAIEIMKLENIIILQNKVDLMREEITQQHFDSILKFIRGTVAEKSPVIPISAQLKVNVDAVLDAIVNTIPVPVRDLSLSPHMIIIRSFDVNKPGAEIDDLKGGVAGGSILHGVLKLGDEIEIRPGIVSRDNSGALKCTPLFSRVISLNSEGNDLKYAVPGGLIGVGTQIDPTLCRADRLVGFVLGLKGKLPDIYSEIEINFYLLRRLLGVKTADGKQAKVAKLAKNEVIMVNIGSTSTGAKVAAIKNDAAKLILTSPVCTDIGEKVALSRRIDKHWRLIGWATIAAGVTLEPSSA
- a CDS encoding uncharacterized protein (EggNog:ENOG41~TransMembrane:4 (i184-210o230-254i266-290o331-358i)); translated protein: MDSKGPSSLTQETMPPQDVAVAAQDAAVINTPEPTGFNFNEKKRPAALNLTHQRTGTSSSSSSESSLKVPRTPRFAEATSVHSPVDDDKISPFADPVNPQASESQPSDVGFGYIGSNSNRDSMPMPPKSPLKSAMRVPGTPARTIHILSPTFREEAVLEKRELETEKEQAKDLKHKVRVRMAKFALRSVHFSCSLIILAMLSSSFAIFNATKHLPSQSAMPSWANGTDPWAQKLVLAMACLSLAISVAVFIAYCRGGHRRAEKVGTYYTMFAIGWFIVSLILWVLAAAVFSNSKNNGNNKDMWGWSCVQNTRSVVFSEKVKYSLVCRLQNWSLICIIIEVVVEVISILLYSIVFYRYYSKRRLHKSMDVRDRARSDLYLAQLRSQSAPNTPGFPRSPSFAGAPMTPAMFPPKSPALSQYALSPRHAPAGFGSLSSINEKSTFTPGVQVIAEPPSVFAPTPAAFKLQAPPYQGSFSYAQDDSEPSDTGSTAIAIWPVF